DNA from Acidimicrobiales bacterium:
ATCGCCCGATGCTCCGGACGAGAAAGCCGAAGTTCTGCCCGAAGAACCCGGTCAGCCAGCTGAGGGGCAGAAAGATCGTCGCGATCACCGCGAGCTGCTTCAGCACTGCGTTCTGCCGATTCGAGACGGTGGAGAGGTAGACGTCCAGTGCGCTCGTGACCAGATCGCGGTAGCTGTCGATCAGATCACTGATTCGGATCAGGTGGTCGTAGACGGCACGAAAGTAGCGTTCATCCTCGTCTGTCAAGCCGGGCAGGTTGGCTACGCCGCCGATTACCTTTGCGAAGGTGTCTCGTTCCGGTGACATCACCTTTCGCATGCCGACGAGCAGACGCTTCATCTGGAAGATCTCCTGGAGCTGGGCGTCGCTTGTCTGCAGGAAGATCTCGTTCTGTAGCTCGTCGATACGGTTGTCAAAGTCGGCGAGCATCGGGAAGAAGCTATCGACGAGTCCGTCGACGATGCGGTAGAGCAGGAGCGACGGACGGCCGATCGGCTCCCCGCGCTCCTGGTACCGCCGACGGACCTCCGCGAATGCGGGGCAGTCGTCCCGATGGACGGTGATGAGGAAGTGCTCGGAGTAGAAACAGTGGACTTCGACAAGCCGGTCTTCGTCGGGTGATGCGCCGTAGAGGACAACGAACGCGAAGTTGTCGTAGTCTTCGATCTTTGGCCGCTGGCCGAAGTGCTCGGAGTCCTCCACGGCAAGCGGGTGGAACCTGAAGACATCGCGCAGAACCGCGAAGTCGGCGGTGCCCGGACGGTCGAGATCGAGCCAGAAGAAGCGCCCCCGTGCGAGTAGCTCCTCCGCCGATCCTCGGTCGAGACGGACCTCCCCGGTGCCGCCGTCGTCGACGACGTAACACGTCATCGTGCCGCTGCTCTTCGACGACGTCGAATCCGCGCCGAGGGCCACCAGGTGAGCGTACTCCCTGGATCGGAAGCCGCCGCGGTATGGCCTCCTCCTAGCCCTTCTGCCGCTGCAGATACGGCGAGAATCGGTCACGAAACTCCTGGGAGACCCGAGAGGGCTTGCCGGTGTCTCGATTGACGAAGAGCCCCAATTGTCGGGCAGCTGCCACCAGCTTGCCGTCCGACGTGATGCGGAAGTCGATGGTCGCCGAGGCGGCCCGCAATTCGACGAGATCCAGGGACATGTGCACGGGGTCGCCGAGGTTGAGCGGGAGCCGGTAGTCGATCTCGGTGCGTATGACGATGGGTGCCAGCCCCGACTCCAAGACGTCGTGGGTCTGAAAGCCTACGTCGTTCAGAAGCTGAATTCGTCCGATCTCGAGCCAGCGGATATAGGTGATGTTGCTGACGTGGCCGGCGAAATCGATATCGAACGTATAGATGTCCAAGTCGATCTCGACGGTGCGATCGGCTGCTGTGGCATCGGCGCGGCCGCCACGACCGGGACCGTCGAAACGCCGGGGCACGGCCGTGAGCCTAGACGCAGATGGTGCTGCTGAGGTTCGGTCGCAGGCGTCCCCCCGAGCCGCGACGCGGTCGCACGGCGCGAGGCTGCCGTGCTGTCCTGGATCCAGGCGGCGGGGAGCGGCGCCTCAGAGGTCCGGGGACTCCTCGGGCGGCCAGTACCGGCGCGACTCCTCGATCGGGCTCATCAGCCCGACGTCGTTACCGTCGGGATCGGCGACGATCGCGTAGCGGGCTCCCCAGAAGGCGTCGAAAGGCGGCTGGCGACCTAGGTGTCCGGCGCCGGTCAGGTCGTGGTAACGCTCGTCCACGGCTGATCGGCTGGGGAGATTGAAGCCGATCACGACGTGGGCGCTCGCCGGGTCCGCCCGCCAGCCAGCATGCCAAAGTGCTGCTGACTCCGCCGTGTCCAGCTCGAGGCTGAAGCCGCTCGGCATGCGCAGTTGCACATGGGCGCCGGGCGCGTCTGCGCCGTCAGGTACCCCGACTCCGAGCCTCCGGTAGAACGCGACGCTAGAGGTCATGTCGCTCACGACGACGTTGAGCATGTGAAGGTCCGGTTCGACGTCGCTCACGCTCCGAAGTCTGACAGCGTCCGGCTCGAACCGCTACCTCCGACTCGAGCTCTCGCCTGGAACAGCGGGACTCGTGTGGCCGTGCGGTGCGCGCTTGCTCAGGTGGAAGGCCGAGGCCGTCCGGGAGCGACCGTTCGCGCCAGGATGCCTAGGGTCGCCCGCAGCCCGCCCTCTGGTATCACCGGGAAGATCTTTGCGTCTTTCCAACTCTGCTCAGCAGAGGACCAGTCGTAGTACGAGGTGACCAGCGTGCCTTGTTCGATCGGCTCGAGCTTGTAGCCGTAAATGTGGCCAAGGTTGAGCTGGCCCTCGATCGTCCAGGCGATCTCTCGATCGGGATCAAATCTGACAATCCTCACGGTCACGTCATAGAGACCCAGCGGGTAGTCGTTGAGCGCCTCTCGGTCCATGTGCACGACGAATGTGTCGCCCACAGCACTGACAAGCTCACCCGTGGCTCCCATCAGCATCCCCGCGCTGTCGATGGTTACATGACCCTGAGGGTCGCTCAGTATCCGGAAGATGGGGGCAGGCTCCGAGGCGATCGCCCGTTGGACCTCGATCCGTTCTGTCATCCGGGCAATTCTCGCACGCCGCTCATTCTTCGGCTGCCAGTCGGGGAGCTACGGGTGCGAAGATGGCGCCGCCAGTCGCCGACCGGTCGGGCTCTCCTAGGATCTTGCCTATGACTGTGGCGCCGTACGGCTCGTGGCCGTCCCCGGTTACCTCATCGTGGTTGGTCGAAGCGGTCGTGGGTCTCAGCTACCCACTCGTCAGCGACGCCACGGTGGCCTGGACCGAGTCTCGGCCCAGTGAGGGAGGCCGGCAGGTCCTGGTGCGCCGCACCGGGGATGGGCAGGTGGCCGACGTCCTACCTGAGGGCTACTCCGCTCGCACGCTGGTCCACGAGTACGGCGGGCTCTGCACGGCGGTCGTGGGTGGCACCGCGCTGTTCTCGAATTTCTCCGACCAGCGGGTGTGGCGCGTCGACCCTGGTGGTGTGCCGATCCCGGTGACCCCGGAGCCGACGGTGTCACTGGGGGATCGGTACGCAGACTTCCGCATCTCACCGGACGGTCACTGGGTCGTGGCGGTCCGAGAGCGTCATCCTGGCGGTTCCCCCGAGGACGTCCGGGACGTGGTCAACGAGGTGGTGGCGTTCCCAATTGACGGATCAGCTCCCCCTCATGTCCTCGCTGGGGGCCGGGACTTCTTCAGCGCGCCGCGGCTGAGCCCCGACGGGCAGCGGCTCGCCTGGCTGGCCTGGGACCACCCCAACATGCCTTGGGACGGCACCGAGCTCTTCGTCGCCGATCTCAGCCCCGGGATGGCACCGGGCCCGGCCCGGCTGGTCGCCGGAGGACTGGACGAGTCGGTCAGCCAGCCCCAGTGGAGCCCCGGAGCAGTGCTGCACTTCGTGTCGGATCGGACAGGCTGGTGGAACATCTACGCCGACGAGGGGGACGAGGGCCGGCCGCGGTGTCCTCGGGACGCCGAGTTCGGAGGACCGGACTGGGTCTTCGGACAGTCGAGCTACACCTTCTTGGCTGACGGCCGCCTCGTGGTCACCTGGTCGGAGCGCGGCCAGGGTCACCTCGGAGAGGTGGATGCCGGAGGGCTGCGAGAGATCGCGACGCCCTACGACGCATTTTCCGGGCTCGTCGCTCAGGGCGACGAAGTCGTGGCGGTGGCGGGCTCACCGACCGAGTCTCCCGCCGTCGTACGCATCTCCGTGCCCGACGGGTCAGCCCAGATCCTGAGGCGAAGCCGGGAGCGAGTAGTGGACTCCGGCTACGTGTCGGTGCCTCGGCCCGTCGAGTTCCCGACCGGCGGCGGGCTCACCGCCCACGCCCTCTTCTATCCGCCGGCGAACCGCGACGTCCAGGGTCCGCCCGACGCGAAGCCGCCGCTGGTCGTCATGAGCCACGGCGGGCCGACCGCCGCCACGTCATCCGTCCTCAACCTGACTGTCCAGTACTTCACCAGCCGAGGAATGGCCGTTGTGGACGTCAACTACGGCGGCAGCACGGGCTACGGACGCGCCTACCGCCAGCGCCTACGCGACCAGTGGGGGATCGTCGACGTCGACGACTGCGTGAACGCGGCTCTCTGGCTGGCGGACGAGGGGGAGGTCGACCGCCGGCGCCTTGCCATTCGCGGGGGAAGCGCCGGGGGCTACACCACGCTTGCTGCGCTGACGTTCCGAGACGTCTTCGCGGTGGGCGCCAGCCACTATGGCGTGGCCGACGCCGCCGCCCTCGCCCGGGAGACCCACAAGTTCGAGTCGCGCTACCTCGACGGGCTCATCGGACCATGGCCCGCAGCCGAGCCGCTATACGCAGAGCGGTCCCCGATCCACCATACGGACCGCCTGAACTGCCCGCTCATCCTCTTCCAGGGGGCCGAGGACAAGGTCGTGCCGCCTGACCAAGCGGTCACGATGGCCAACGCCCTGAAGGCCAAGGGCCTCCCGTTCGCGCTGCTGATCTTCGACGGCGAGCAGCACGGCTTCCGCAAGGCGGAGACGATCACCAGGGTGATCGAGGCCGAGCTCTGGTTCTACGGAAGGGTGCTCGGGTTCGAACCGTCCGACACCATCGAGCCGGTGCCGATCGAGAACGAGGCGGCGCTGAAGACCTCGTTCTGAGCCATCGTCGAGCGCCATACAGATAGTCGATTGCCGTCGACCGGTGGTTCCGAGCCGGGTTTGCGCTGACGGGTGAGCGCCACCCGCTGCGGTCGGATCGAAGCCGGGACGAGCTGCGAATGATCCTGGCGCTGGACGCGCGGGGCGGTGGCTGAGAGGCCGACTGGGTCGTGGCGGGCTCGGCGTGGAGCGCGTCGTGGCGTGACCGGCTGGCCGTCGGGCGGGGCCGGCCATCGGGCGGACCGCGGACCCCGGCTGAGGTGGTCAGGGACCCGGAAACGGCCGAGCGCCGGTAGCCTCGAAGGACCGAGATGCTCGAGCTCGACCACATGGACCAGGCACCGTGACCTCCGTTCGTCGCAGCCTGGCTGGCTCGTTCGTCTCGATCGTGCTGGTCGTGGCGCTGGGAGCGATGCTGTTCCCGTTCCGGAGCCACCTGAGCGTCGCGACCGCGGGGCTCGTGCTCGTCGTGCCGGTCGTTGCCGGCGTGGTGATTGGCGGGTTCGTCGGCGGATTGGTCGGTTTGACCGCCGGCTTCGTCGTCTACGACGTCGTCTTCATTCCGCCCTACTACAGCTTGCGGGTTGGCACCGCCGACAACTGGGCCGCGCTCGGGGTCTACGCGGTCGTGATGGTCCTGGTGGCCCAGGTCGTCGCCCGATTGGGCTCGACCCGCAAAGAGGCGCAACGGCGGGCCGAGGAGGCGCGCCGGCTCTTCGAGCTGTCCGAGCTGCTCGTCGGCGACAAGGCCACGGCCGACCAGTTCGAGACGATCGTGACCACGGTGCGGCTCGCATTCGACCTGCCAAGCGCCGCCCTCCTCGTCCCGAGGGACGACCGCCTGCAGGTCGTAGCGTCCACGGGCGAACCCCTCTCGGAGGACGACCTCGGCCGGCTGGCCCCTTCTTCGGGGCGCCCTGTCAGCCTCGGCGCCGCCGTGCCGGCGCGGGACCAGTTGCAAGCCATCGCCTTGTCGGTGTCCGAGCGTCCGGTCGGGCTGCTGGCTGTGCGAGGACTCCCGCCTGCCGGCGCCGACCGGGTGCTGCTCCGCACCTTCGTCAACCATCTGGCGCTGGCGCTCGAGCGGGCCCAGCTCCGCGAGCAGGCGGTCAAGGCCGAGCTGCTCGAGGAGGTCGACAGGCTGAGGCGTTCGCTCGTGAGCGCGGTCTCCCACGACCTGCGCACCCCGCTGGCGACCATCAAGCTCTCCGCCTCGAACCTGATCGATCCCAGTGTCAGCTTCTCCGGTGAAGACTCCCGCGAGCTGCTCGGGCTCATCGACCTCCAGGCCGATCGGCTGGACAGGCTGGTCGCCAACCTGCTCGACATGACCCGCATCCAGGCGGGGGCGCTGGACCCCCATAGGGAACCGGTGGCGGTGGCCAATCTCGTCTCGGAGGCCCTTGCGTCAGTCGGGCCGTCGGTCGGTCCTGGCCGCGTCCGGTGGATGGCTTCAGAGGCCCTTCCCCTTGTCGACGTCGACCGGATCTTGATGTGTCAGGTGCTGGCCAACCTCATCGAGAATGCCGCCCGACACGGTCCCGAGGACACCGACATCACGGTAGCGGCCGCCCCCAACGGCCATGGCCAGGTACGGATCGCGGTCGGCGACTGTGGACCGGGCGTTCCCATCGAGGAGCGTTCGAGCATCTTCGAGCTGTTCAACCGGAGAGAGGCCGGCGGACGCGCAGGCATCGGTCTCGCCATCGCCAAGGCGTTCGTCGAGGCTCACGGTGAGCGGATCTGGGTCGAGGGAGCACCGGGCTCGGGCGCCCGCTTCGTGTTCAACCTGCCGGCTTCGTCCCTCCCGGCGGAGACCGCCTGAGCCGTGGCCCGGGTGCTCGTCGTGGACGACGACCGATCGCTGCTCAGGGTCCTGCGGCTCAGCCTTCCCGCCCGAGGCCACGAGGTGCTCGCTGCCGCGAGCGGCCAGGAGGGCCTGTCCAGGGCGGCTGTGGACTCCCCGGACGTCCTCGTGCTCGACCTCGGCCTTCCCGACCTCGACGGCCTCGAGGTGTGCCGCCGGATCCGTCAATGGAGCCAGGTCCCCATCATCGTGCTCTCGGCCACGGGCAGCGAGGATCGCAAGGTGGCGGCACTGGACGGTGGCGCCGACGACTACGTCACCAAGCCCTTCGGAATGGCCGAGCTCGACGCTCGGATCCGAGCTGCCCTGCGTCACGCCCGGCCGGCCACCCTCGGCGAACAGGCCGAGCTGGCAGTCGGGTCCCTGGAGCTCGACCTCGTGCACCATGAGGCTCGGTCCGCCGGTCGACCGCTCGATCTCACCGCCAAGGAGTTCGACCTCCTGGCCTTCCTGGCCCGCCACGCGGGCAAGGTGTGCACCCACCAGATGATCCTCCAGGAGGTGTGGGGGGCGGGCTACGGGAGCGAGGCGCAGTACCTCCGTGTCTACGTGCACCGGCTTCGTCACAAGCTGGCTGACCGGGACGGAAGCCTCCTGCGCACCGTCCCGGGCGTCGGGTACGCCCTGGGCTCGAACTGAGATCTGCCTCCCAGGCCCGTCAGCTGGCGAAGGAAAGGCCCGCCTGGAACCGTACGATGGAAGGAGTGCCATGACTGACCGTTCCCTCCAGACATCTCTCGGGCCAACCCCGGCCGGCGATGCGGGACTGGCCGCGCGGGAGAGCTCGGAGGAGGCGGCCGTTGTTGCTCCAGCCGGGCACTTTCGGATCTACCTGGGGGCGGCGGCCGGGGTCGGGAAGACCTTCGCCATGCTCGACGAGGGCCACCGCCGCCACGACCGGGGCACCGACGTTGTCGTGGGGTTTGTCGAGACGCACGGGCGACAGCACACCCAGGAGCGGCTCGACGGTCTGGAGGCCGTTCCGCGGACCTCTTACGATTACCGAGGGTGCCACTTCGAGGAGATGGACCTCGACGGCGTGCTCGCCCGCCACCCCCAGGTCGCGCTCATCGACGAGATCGCGCACACGAACGTCCCCGGCTCGGGTCGCAACGAGAAGCGCTGGCAGGACGTCTTGGAGATCCTCGACGCAGGGATCGATGTGATCACCACCGTCAACATCCAGCATCTGGAGAGCATCGCCGACGCCGTGGAGCGCATGACCGGCGTGGCGGTTCGCGAGCGGGTGCCCGACTGGGTCATACGCAAGGCCAACCAGATCGAGCTCGTCGACTCCTCCCCGGAGTCCCTGCGCCGTCGGATGCTTCACGGGAACATCTATCCGAAGGAGAAGGTGCCTCTGGCCCTCACTCACTTCTTCCGGACCGAGAACCTGGTCGCTCTTCGCGAGCTGGCGCTGCGCTTCGTGGCCGATGCCACGGAGAAGGAGCTGCTCGACTACCTCCGACGCTATGAGGTGAGCTCGGTCTGGGAGACGACGGAGCGCATCATGGTCGGTGCGACAGGTGCACCGGGGACCGATGCGATCATGCGCCGGGCCGCGCGCATGGCGGCGAGGGTCCACGCCGAGCTGTACGTCGTGCATGTCACAAGGGGTGACGGGGCCGGGCAGTCCGACCGCAAGGCGTCGGAGCAATTGCGCAAACTGGCCGTCGACCTCGGCGCCCATTGGGACGAGGTGCTGGCCGAGGATCCGGCCCACGCCCTGATCGAATATGCCCGCAGGCACCAGATCACCCAGATCGTCCTGGGCTCGAGCCGAGGGACCCGCTGGGATGAGCTCACGAAGGGTTCAGTCGTGAAGCGGATCCTGCGCGAGGCCGCTGACGCTGATACCGATGTGCACGTGATCGCCCGGCGAGACGTCAGCCCGAGCGCCGCCGGCTCCCTCGAGGTGACGGGCGAGACGGTCGAGGACGCCTGATCCTCGACCGGCAGGCCGGTTCAGGGGGCGCCGTCCGGAGGGGAGAAAGCCTGGTTGAGGGTGCGGTGACCCCGACCGAGGAGCCTGCACCCGATCACGGCAGTGCCCGATCTGTGGGTAGCATCGTCGGGTCATGGTCAAGCGTTCACCTGGAAAGCGGGTCGCTCGCGCCGCCGCCACGGGCGGGGGGCGTACGAAGCGGGGCAAAGCGCCGATCGGCTTCTACACGGTGCTGGCTCTTATCGTGGTCCTGGGCGCGGCGACGGTCGGCTACAGCAGGTATCAGCGGATGCATCCTGCCAGCGCGTCGACCTCCTCCAACAAGTCCAGCTCGCCGACGACCGATCCATTGAAGGCACCGGTCCTGGCGTCAACCCAAGCTCAGGCGAACGGCCAGCCCGTGGACGGCATCGCCTGCCAGACGGGTGAGCAGCTCGCCTATCACATCCATGCGCACATTGCCGTCTACTCGAACGGTGCGCTGCGGGCTGTCCCTAGGGGAATCGGCATCACGCCACCTACCACCGAGCAGAGCTCCTCAGAGGGTCCGTTTATCGCGTCGGGTGGATGCTTCTACTGGCTGCACAGCCACACTCAGGACGGTGTGATCCACATCGAGTCGCCGACCCCGAAGATCTACACCCTTGGGAACTACTTCGACATCTGGCAGCAGCCCCTGAGCTCGACTCAGGTGAGCACGGCCCTGGGCAATGTCGTGGCCTATGTCAATGGCAAGCAGTACAAGGGCGATCCGCGGTCGATTCCACTCAATGCCCATGCCGTGATCCAGCTCGACGTCGGCTCTCCGACCGTCCCGCCCAAGTCGTTCACCTTCCCGCAGGGCCTGTAGAGCACCTCGCCCAGCACCGGCTTCCTCGCGCCGACCTTCGGGTCCTCTATACCGTACCGGGGTATGCTGTACGTCCCTTGGAGAGCACGTCAGTGCGGAGGGGAGCGACATGGCCGGGTACGCAGACAACAAGGAGCGGGTGAGGACGCGCCTCCGGCGGGTCGAGGGCCAGGTTCGAGGCCTCCAGCGCATGGTGGACGAGGATGCCTACTGCATCGACGTGCTCACCCAGGTGTCGGCCGCCACCCGGGCCCTCCAGGGGGTGGCCCTCGAGCTGCTCGGTGATCACCTCGCCCATTGCGTGCAGGACGCGGTAGCCAGCGGAGGGCCGCAGGCCCAGGCCAAGGTGCAGGAGGCCACTGAAGCCATCGAGCGACTCGTCCGGTCATGATCGTCGGGGCGAGCGTCCTCAGCGGGATCGGTCACGCCCTGAGCCTGGCCGGGTCCATGACCTGGGAGATCCTGTGGGCGCTCATCCTCGGGTTCGCGCTTGCCGCCGTGGTGCAGTCGGTCGTGCGCAAGAGCGAGGTGGTCAGGCTGCTGGGAGACGACCGCCCGAGGACCCTCGCTGTGGCAACGGGTCTGGGCGCCGCGTCGTCCTCCTGCTCGTATGCGGCCGTGGCGCTGGCCCGAGCGCTCTTCCGCAGGGGGGCCAGCTTCACGGCGGCCATGGCCTTCGAGATCGCGTCCACCAACCTGGTCGTGGAGCTGGGCATCATCCTGGCCCTGCTCATCGCCTGGCAGTTCACCGTGGCCGAGTTCGTGGGCGGGCCGATCATGATCGTGCTGCTGGCGGTGGCGTTTCGCCTGTTCCTACGCAAGCGCCTGCTCGACCAGGCGCGCGAGCAGGCCGAGCGCGGCCTGGCCGGGTCCATGGAGGGACACGCGGCCATGGACATGAGCATCAAGGCCTCGGGTCCGATCTGGCGGCGACTCCGCACGCCGGGCGCCACGACCGCGGTCTCGCACATCTTCGTCATGGAGTGGGCGGCGGTGATCAGAGACATCGTCCTGGGCCTGCTCATCGCCGGGGCCATCGGGGCGTGGGTCCCTGACTCGTTCTGGCGCCACTTCTTCCTCACCAGCCACCCGCTGGCCGCCAAGCTCTGGGGTCCGGTGATCGGTCCTGTGGTGAGCGTGTTCAGCTTCGTCTGCTCGATTGGCAACGTGCCGCTGGCCGGAGTGCTCTGGAACGGCGGGATCAGCTTCGGCGGCGTCGTGGCGTTCATCTTCGCTGATCTCATCATCCTGCCCATCCTCAACATCTACCGGAAGTACTACGGCACCCGCATGATGCTCTTCATCCTCGGGACCTTCTACGCCACAATGGTCCTCGCCGGGTACACCATCGAGTTCCTCTTCGGTGCTGTGGGGCTCATTCCCAGTGGTCGACACGCCAAGGTCGTGGAAGCGTCGATCACCCTCAACTACACCACCGTCCTCAACGTCGTCTTTCTCATTCTCGCTGCAGTCCTCGTCTATGAGTTCATCCGCACTGGAGGCATTGCGATGATGCGGATGATGGGAGGCGCGCCCGAGGAGGCGGTCGGCGTGGGCCAACCTGGGGCACGCGTCAGTCGGGGAGGAGCGGCACCGAGAGGCCAGGGTCGCGGCCCAGCAGCACCGCCCGGGTGATGGCCGCCGAACCGAACCGGTCACGCACTTCGTCGAGTGCGGTGTCGAGGGTGTTGCCGAGATGCCGTCCGAACGGCAGTGGTAGCTGGACGGCCCCGCCATCGTGGAGGTCGCCGACGGCAATCCCGACGAGGGTGAGGCCCTGACGGTCGATCAGCGGCATGGCCGCGCGCTGGAGCGCTCTCACGGTCGCCAGGATCGTCTGCGTCTCGGCGGTCGCCCGCTCGAGCGTGTGGGACCGCGTGGCCCGTGAGAAGTCGTCGAAGCGCAACCGGAGCACGACGGTGCGGCCGACCCGCCCGGAGGCCCGCAACCGACGAGTGACGCGGTCGACGAGGCCGACCATGGTGGCATCGAGGGCGTCGGGCGAGGTCG
Protein-coding regions in this window:
- a CDS encoding response regulator transcription factor, which encodes MARVLVVDDDRSLLRVLRLSLPARGHEVLAAASGQEGLSRAAVDSPDVLVLDLGLPDLDGLEVCRRIRQWSQVPIIVLSATGSEDRKVAALDGGADDYVTKPFGMAELDARIRAALRHARPATLGEQAELAVGSLELDLVHHEARSAGRPLDLTAKEFDLLAFLARHAGKVCTHQMILQEVWGAGYGSEAQYLRVYVHRLRHKLADRDGSLLRTVPGVGYALGSN
- a CDS encoding universal stress protein translates to MTDRSLQTSLGPTPAGDAGLAARESSEEAAVVAPAGHFRIYLGAAAGVGKTFAMLDEGHRRHDRGTDVVVGFVETHGRQHTQERLDGLEAVPRTSYDYRGCHFEEMDLDGVLARHPQVALIDEIAHTNVPGSGRNEKRWQDVLEILDAGIDVITTVNIQHLESIADAVERMTGVAVRERVPDWVIRKANQIELVDSSPESLRRRMLHGNIYPKEKVPLALTHFFRTENLVALRELALRFVADATEKELLDYLRRYEVSSVWETTERIMVGATGAPGTDAIMRRAARMAARVHAELYVVHVTRGDGAGQSDRKASEQLRKLAVDLGAHWDEVLAEDPAHALIEYARRHQITQIVLGSSRGTRWDELTKGSVVKRILREAADADTDVHVIARRDVSPSAAGSLEVTGETVEDA
- a CDS encoding permease, whose amino-acid sequence is MIVGASVLSGIGHALSLAGSMTWEILWALILGFALAAVVQSVVRKSEVVRLLGDDRPRTLAVATGLGAASSSCSYAAVALARALFRRGASFTAAMAFEIASTNLVVELGIILALLIAWQFTVAEFVGGPIMIVLLAVAFRLFLRKRLLDQAREQAERGLAGSMEGHAAMDMSIKASGPIWRRLRTPGATTAVSHIFVMEWAAVIRDIVLGLLIAGAIGAWVPDSFWRHFFLTSHPLAAKLWGPVIGPVVSVFSFVCSIGNVPLAGVLWNGGISFGGVVAFIFADLIILPILNIYRKYYGTRMMLFILGTFYATMVLAGYTIEFLFGAVGLIPSGRHAKVVEASITLNYTTVLNVVFLILAAVLVYEFIRTGGIAMMRMMGGAPEEAVGVGQPGARVSRGGAAPRGQGRGPAAPPG
- a CDS encoding magnesium transporter CorA family protein, which encodes MALGADSTSSKSSGTMTCYVVDDGGTGEVRLDRGSAEELLARGRFFWLDLDRPGTADFAVLRDVFRFHPLAVEDSEHFGQRPKIEDYDNFAFVVLYGASPDEDRLVEVHCFYSEHFLITVHRDDCPAFAEVRRRYQERGEPIGRPSLLLYRIVDGLVDSFFPMLADFDNRIDELQNEIFLQTSDAQLQEIFQMKRLLVGMRKVMSPERDTFAKVIGGVANLPGLTDEDERYFRAVYDHLIRISDLIDSYRDLVTSALDVYLSTVSNRQNAVLKQLAVIATIFLPLSWLTGFFGQNFGFLVRSIGRWETFVGVGIGTELIAVVVLLSVFKRRGWF
- a CDS encoding ATP-binding protein is translated as MTSVRRSLAGSFVSIVLVVALGAMLFPFRSHLSVATAGLVLVVPVVAGVVIGGFVGGLVGLTAGFVVYDVVFIPPYYSLRVGTADNWAALGVYAVVMVLVAQVVARLGSTRKEAQRRAEEARRLFELSELLVGDKATADQFETIVTTVRLAFDLPSAALLVPRDDRLQVVASTGEPLSEDDLGRLAPSSGRPVSLGAAVPARDQLQAIALSVSERPVGLLAVRGLPPAGADRVLLRTFVNHLALALERAQLREQAVKAELLEEVDRLRRSLVSAVSHDLRTPLATIKLSASNLIDPSVSFSGEDSRELLGLIDLQADRLDRLVANLLDMTRIQAGALDPHREPVAVANLVSEALASVGPSVGPGRVRWMASEALPLVDVDRILMCQVLANLIENAARHGPEDTDITVAAAPNGHGQVRIAVGDCGPGVPIEERSSIFELFNRREAGGRAGIGLAIAKAFVEAHGERIWVEGAPGSGARFVFNLPASSLPAETA
- a CDS encoding VOC family protein produces the protein MSDVEPDLHMLNVVVSDMTSSVAFYRRLGVGVPDGADAPGAHVQLRMPSGFSLELDTAESAALWHAGWRADPASAHVVIGFNLPSRSAVDERYHDLTGAGHLGRQPPFDAFWGARYAIVADPDGNDVGLMSPIEESRRYWPPEESPDL
- a CDS encoding thioesterase family protein — translated: MPRRFDGPGRGGRADATAADRTVEIDLDIYTFDIDFAGHVSNITYIRWLEIGRIQLLNDVGFQTHDVLESGLAPIVIRTEIDYRLPLNLGDPVHMSLDLVELRAASATIDFRITSDGKLVAAARQLGLFVNRDTGKPSRVSQEFRDRFSPYLQRQKG
- a CDS encoding S9 family peptidase, translating into MTVAPYGSWPSPVTSSWLVEAVVGLSYPLVSDATVAWTESRPSEGGRQVLVRRTGDGQVADVLPEGYSARTLVHEYGGLCTAVVGGTALFSNFSDQRVWRVDPGGVPIPVTPEPTVSLGDRYADFRISPDGHWVVAVRERHPGGSPEDVRDVVNEVVAFPIDGSAPPHVLAGGRDFFSAPRLSPDGQRLAWLAWDHPNMPWDGTELFVADLSPGMAPGPARLVAGGLDESVSQPQWSPGAVLHFVSDRTGWWNIYADEGDEGRPRCPRDAEFGGPDWVFGQSSYTFLADGRLVVTWSERGQGHLGEVDAGGLREIATPYDAFSGLVAQGDEVVAVAGSPTESPAVVRISVPDGSAQILRRSRERVVDSGYVSVPRPVEFPTGGGLTAHALFYPPANRDVQGPPDAKPPLVVMSHGGPTAATSSVLNLTVQYFTSRGMAVVDVNYGGSTGYGRAYRQRLRDQWGIVDVDDCVNAALWLADEGEVDRRRLAIRGGSAGGYTTLAALTFRDVFAVGASHYGVADAAALARETHKFESRYLDGLIGPWPAAEPLYAERSPIHHTDRLNCPLILFQGAEDKVVPPDQAVTMANALKAKGLPFALLIFDGEQHGFRKAETITRVIEAELWFYGRVLGFEPSDTIEPVPIENEAALKTSF
- a CDS encoding metal-sensitive transcriptional regulator — encoded protein: MAGYADNKERVRTRLRRVEGQVRGLQRMVDEDAYCIDVLTQVSAATRALQGVALELLGDHLAHCVQDAVASGGPQAQAKVQEATEAIERLVRS